In Alteromonas mediterranea DE, a single genomic region encodes these proteins:
- a CDS encoding ArsC family reductase, translating into MSTILYGIPNCDTIKKAKKWLTENDIPFSFHDYRKDGIDNNFLSRAEAELGWETMLNKRGTTFRQLEEQEKATLNKDKALALLELHPAMVKRPILFHNNTFHIGFKPAQYEEIFC; encoded by the coding sequence ATGAGCACAATCCTTTACGGGATCCCAAACTGTGACACCATTAAAAAAGCGAAAAAATGGTTAACCGAGAACGATATTCCGTTTTCATTTCACGACTATCGTAAAGACGGCATAGATAACAACTTTCTTTCACGTGCAGAAGCTGAGCTAGGTTGGGAAACCATGCTAAACAAGCGCGGAACGACGTTTCGCCAGTTAGAAGAACAAGAAAAGGCAACATTGAATAAAGATAAAGCCCTTGCTTTGCTTGAACTTCACCCAGCCATGGTTAAGCGCCCTATCCTTTTTCACAACAATACCTTCCACATTGGTTTCAAACCGGCACAGTATGAGGAAATATTTTGTTAA
- a CDS encoding PTS sugar transporter subunit IIA: MNAKQLQYAPDTFSKQFETLTPFSGQVVPLAQTDDPFFKNGYMGPGAAVTSTSNTIVAPFVGKVLNVSPLDYAIDIQSKVGLKCRIKYGGDTCHLHGAQFKCALKRGDTFNVSQTLFTVNSAWLKQQGVSNVCALTLLNANALIGIVPTRQKFVDAATDPLLTLYL, translated from the coding sequence GTGAACGCCAAACAATTACAATATGCCCCCGATACATTCTCGAAACAGTTTGAAACACTGACCCCGTTTTCCGGGCAAGTCGTTCCACTTGCCCAAACGGACGACCCGTTTTTTAAAAACGGTTACATGGGGCCAGGTGCTGCGGTAACTTCTACCTCCAACACCATAGTTGCGCCTTTTGTTGGTAAAGTACTCAATGTTTCGCCACTGGACTATGCTATTGATATACAGTCAAAAGTGGGGTTAAAGTGCCGAATAAAATACGGTGGTGACACATGTCACCTTCATGGCGCACAGTTTAAGTGCGCCCTTAAGCGCGGCGACACTTTTAACGTCAGTCAAACACTGTTTACTGTAAATTCGGCCTGGCTTAAGCAGCAGGGTGTCAGCAATGTTTGTGCGCTCACTTTGCTTAATGCTAATGCCCTCATTGGCATAGTGCCTACCCGTCAGAAGTTCGTAGACGCGGCTACCGACCCGCTTTTAACCCTTTACCTTTAA
- a CDS encoding ACT domain-containing protein codes for MPKQTLLVRESLFTIHSLDPQSDIPASVLNSPLFFLGKTEDELSIVVPDSIKVDSLDSDEGWRALELLGPLHLSMVGIMAQIGDVLASVKVAIFVVSTFDTDFFLVKDNKLKDAINALKKAGYSVNVDN; via the coding sequence ATGCCCAAACAAACACTTTTAGTCAGAGAATCTTTATTCACTATTCACAGCTTAGATCCGCAAAGCGATATCCCGGCCTCAGTTCTAAACAGCCCGCTTTTTTTCCTAGGTAAAACAGAAGATGAATTGTCTATTGTCGTTCCTGACTCAATCAAGGTAGATTCCCTTGATAGTGATGAAGGTTGGCGAGCCCTTGAACTATTGGGGCCGTTACATCTGTCAATGGTTGGAATTATGGCACAAATTGGTGATGTACTTGCCTCTGTGAAGGTTGCTATCTTCGTTGTGTCCACATTCGATACTGACTTTTTCTTAGTAAAAGACAACAAATTGAAAGACGCAATCAACGCTTTGAAAAAAGCGGGTTATTCGGTGAATGTGGACAACTAA
- a CDS encoding VOC family protein, translating into MSDASWCDITTENADELVSFYEAVMGWKKEAIDMGGYSDFVMMKSDGTPVGGICHKRGVNENYPSGWINYFTVESLDNALRAVVDKGGKQVGEVRHHGNDSFCVIIDPSGAACALYEKGQG; encoded by the coding sequence ATGTCAGATGCGTCATGGTGTGATATTACAACAGAAAATGCCGACGAGCTTGTGAGCTTCTACGAGGCTGTTATGGGCTGGAAGAAGGAAGCAATCGACATGGGCGGATACAGTGACTTCGTCATGATGAAAAGCGACGGTACGCCAGTAGGCGGCATTTGTCATAAGCGCGGGGTGAATGAAAATTACCCAAGCGGGTGGATTAACTACTTTACTGTTGAAAGCTTAGATAATGCCCTACGTGCGGTTGTTGATAAAGGGGGCAAACAGGTGGGTGAAGTCCGGCACCATGGAAACGACAGCTTCTGCGTAATCATTGATCCAAGCGGAGCGGCGTGTGCACTATATGAAAAAGGGCAGGGTTGA
- the hppD gene encoding 4-hydroxyphenylpyruvate dioxygenase encodes MADLFENPIGLDGFEFLEFTAPEKGMLEPIFEAMGFTLVARHKSKDVELWRQGDINLLSNYEKNCHAAYYAEEHGPSACGMAFRVKDSQHAYKEVLARGAQPMDTYTGPMELKLPAIKGIGGAMLYLIDRYQGENTIYDIDFNWIEGVDRHPEGCGFHTLDHLTHNVYRGRMDFWAGFYEKLFNFREIRYFDIKGEYTGLLSKAMTAPDGKIRIPLNEEAVGGGGQIEEFLMKYNGEGIQHIAFACDDLIACLDKLKAKGMKFMTPPPNTYYEMLEDRLPGHGENVDELQKRGILLDGTTENGEPRLLLQIFSETVFGPVFFEFIQRKQDDGFGEGNFKALFESIERDQVNRGVLNK; translated from the coding sequence ATGGCTGATTTATTTGAAAACCCAATTGGGTTAGATGGGTTTGAGTTTTTAGAATTCACAGCGCCTGAAAAGGGCATGTTAGAGCCTATCTTTGAAGCGATGGGCTTTACCCTTGTTGCTCGCCACAAATCGAAAGACGTAGAGTTGTGGCGTCAAGGCGATATCAACTTATTGAGCAATTATGAAAAGAACTGCCATGCCGCATACTACGCAGAAGAGCACGGCCCATCAGCATGCGGGATGGCTTTTCGCGTAAAAGATTCACAGCATGCCTACAAAGAAGTGCTGGCCCGTGGTGCACAGCCAATGGACACCTACACAGGGCCAATGGAACTTAAACTGCCTGCCATTAAAGGTATTGGTGGTGCCATGCTTTACCTTATCGACAGGTATCAAGGTGAAAACACCATATACGATATTGACTTCAACTGGATTGAAGGCGTTGACCGCCACCCCGAAGGCTGTGGCTTCCATACCCTGGATCACCTTACCCACAATGTGTATCGAGGGCGCATGGATTTCTGGGCTGGCTTCTATGAAAAGCTATTTAACTTCAGAGAAATTCGCTATTTCGATATTAAAGGTGAATATACTGGGCTGCTTTCAAAAGCAATGACCGCACCTGATGGCAAAATCCGTATTCCGCTAAACGAAGAAGCCGTGGGCGGTGGTGGCCAAATTGAAGAGTTTTTAATGAAGTATAACGGTGAAGGCATTCAGCACATCGCGTTTGCTTGTGATGATTTAATTGCGTGTTTAGATAAGCTTAAGGCAAAAGGCATGAAGTTTATGACACCGCCACCAAATACGTATTATGAAATGCTTGAAGACCGCCTTCCAGGGCATGGCGAAAATGTAGATGAATTACAAAAGCGCGGCATTTTATTAGACGGCACAACGGAAAATGGCGAGCCTCGATTGCTGCTTCAAATTTTCTCTGAAACGGTTTTCGGCCCTGTTTTCTTTGAATTTATTCAACGTAAGCAAGATGATGGCTTCGGCGAAGGTAACTTCAAAGCACTGTTTGAGTCTATTGAACGCGACCAAGTAAATCGCGGAGTTTTAAACAAATAG
- the hmgA gene encoding homogentisate 1,2-dioxygenase yields the protein MDNLSYLTGFNNEHETEALPGALPKGQFSPQKVNYKLYAEQFSSTAFTAPRADNRRSWTYRLRPSIAMGDFKKIDNGLVRTAPETDIPCPPNVMRWDPIPLPDSECDFIDSLVTIATNGDAKTQTGMGIHCYSANMDMQNRVFYSSDGEMLIVPQLGDMLITTEFGKLHVSVGEIVVIPRGVRFAVKPLGGPIRGYICENYGHPFVLPERGPVGANGYANQRDFCYPTAWFEDNDTPHTMVNKFCGNLFEAPLDHSPFDVVAWVGNSAPYKYNLSRFNVINTVSFDHPDPSIFTVLTSPSDLEGTANVDFVIFPPRWMVAENTFRPPYYHRNVMSEFMGLIEGMYDAKEHGFVPGGMSLHNCMTPHGPEAEVFDKASNAELTPQRYENTLAFMFESRYPIAPRRLLCIATSQNDYLSCWKGLQNTTMVKSSTPRYLYGFVNTLHNTQIYY from the coding sequence ATGGATAATTTATCTTATTTAACTGGCTTTAATAACGAGCACGAAACTGAAGCCCTGCCCGGCGCTCTTCCTAAAGGGCAATTTAGCCCACAGAAAGTTAATTATAAGCTTTATGCTGAGCAATTTAGCAGTACCGCTTTTACTGCACCACGGGCAGACAACCGTCGAAGCTGGACGTACCGACTACGCCCTTCTATTGCCATGGGCGACTTTAAAAAAATAGATAATGGCCTTGTGCGCACGGCACCTGAAACGGATATCCCCTGCCCACCCAATGTGATGAGATGGGACCCAATTCCATTGCCTGACAGCGAGTGTGACTTTATTGATTCGCTTGTCACTATCGCCACTAACGGCGACGCTAAAACACAAACGGGTATGGGAATACACTGTTACAGCGCCAATATGGATATGCAAAATCGTGTGTTCTATTCATCTGACGGTGAGATGCTTATCGTCCCCCAATTAGGTGACATGCTGATTACCACTGAGTTTGGAAAGCTTCATGTCTCGGTAGGTGAAATAGTGGTGATCCCTCGCGGTGTACGCTTTGCTGTCAAACCATTAGGCGGCCCCATACGGGGTTACATTTGTGAAAATTACGGGCATCCGTTTGTTTTACCAGAACGCGGCCCTGTTGGTGCTAACGGCTACGCTAATCAGCGGGACTTTTGCTATCCCACGGCGTGGTTCGAGGATAATGACACGCCACACACCATGGTAAACAAGTTTTGCGGCAACCTATTTGAGGCCCCCCTTGATCATTCTCCGTTTGACGTAGTGGCTTGGGTAGGTAACTCTGCACCTTACAAATACAACCTATCGCGCTTTAACGTAATAAACACAGTAAGCTTTGATCACCCCGACCCCTCGATTTTTACTGTGCTGACTTCCCCATCCGATCTTGAAGGCACAGCTAACGTTGACTTTGTTATCTTCCCACCGAGGTGGATGGTAGCCGAGAACACCTTCCGTCCACCCTATTATCATAGAAATGTGATGAGTGAGTTTATGGGGCTAATAGAGGGCATGTACGATGCAAAAGAGCATGGTTTTGTGCCGGGCGGGATGAGCTTGCATAATTGTATGACGCCCCATGGCCCTGAAGCTGAAGTGTTCGATAAGGCATCGAATGCCGAACTTACTCCCCAGCGCTATGAAAACACCCTAGCGTTCATGTTTGAATCTCGTTATCCCATTGCGCCACGGCGTTTGCTATGCATAGCGACTTCGCAGAATGATTATCTTTCTTGCTGGAAGGGCCTACAAAACACTACGATGGTGAAAAGTAGTACTCCACGATACCTGTACGGATTTGTGAACACCTTGCACAATACGCAAATCTATTATTGA
- a CDS encoding MarR family winged helix-turn-helix transcriptional regulator translates to MQLNDMLAYKVAMLASDLSDSLAREYATYQLTMPEWRIVATLGTCQEDAQQPYMTAKAIAAATRLDKVQVSRALDRLVNKGAVLKCMCEEDKRASLIALSSEGVAMYEQITPRVVAWQNRQLKNITDDEYRVFLKVIDALSP, encoded by the coding sequence GTGCAATTAAATGACATGCTTGCCTATAAGGTGGCAATGCTGGCTAGCGACTTAAGTGACTCTCTTGCAAGGGAATATGCCACTTACCAGCTTACAATGCCCGAGTGGCGAATTGTAGCAACACTTGGCACGTGCCAAGAAGACGCACAGCAGCCTTATATGACCGCAAAAGCCATCGCCGCAGCAACCCGCCTAGACAAGGTGCAAGTTTCTCGCGCGTTAGACCGCTTAGTGAACAAGGGCGCTGTGTTAAAATGTATGTGTGAGGAAGATAAAAGGGCAAGCCTTATTGCATTATCAAGTGAAGGTGTGGCGATGTATGAGCAAATCACACCGCGGGTGGTCGCGTGGCAAAATAGGCAATTAAAGAATATCACTGATGATGAGTATCGCGTATTTCTAAAAGTGATAGATGCACTCAGCCCTTAG
- a CDS encoding patatin-like phospholipase family protein, translated as MAPLDVYAGKKARETIMKNGFNPDLFSYFLGASGGPKWFTLAGLDRVLFPEWFANVNHQIHVIGSSAGAFRAICAVQNDPFAAINRLASSYSTTTYSSNKPTPREITAKAEDLLKEMVNDTGKQEVLSNSRFKAHLIVAKCLGATRFESKFRQLSGLAMSAAANTVNRKNLSRLYTRYIFSSPNTNFEINDPYQLPTQYHDLTQGNIHSALLASGSIPIVIEGVQNIEGAPAGMYRDGGIIDYHFDLSFGPDKGLVLYPHFYDKPIPGWFDKGLKNRVPHRSSYDNVVMLVPSASFVANLPYSKIPDRKDFEVLDAKTRIQYWQTVLKETDRLGEYFMRAVNDGTLVDAIKPLPFNMV; from the coding sequence GTGGCACCGTTAGACGTATACGCAGGTAAAAAAGCCCGTGAAACTATAATGAAAAATGGGTTTAACCCAGACCTGTTCAGTTATTTTTTAGGCGCATCGGGCGGCCCTAAATGGTTTACTTTAGCAGGGCTTGATCGGGTACTTTTTCCCGAGTGGTTCGCGAATGTAAATCATCAAATACATGTCATTGGTTCCTCCGCGGGTGCTTTTCGCGCAATTTGTGCGGTGCAAAACGACCCCTTTGCCGCAATAAACCGGCTAGCATCATCGTACTCAACCACAACTTATAGCAGTAACAAACCTACCCCAAGGGAAATTACCGCGAAAGCTGAAGACCTGTTGAAGGAAATGGTCAATGACACCGGCAAACAAGAAGTCTTGTCTAATTCCCGTTTTAAGGCGCACCTTATTGTAGCCAAATGTTTAGGCGCAACCCGCTTTGAAAGTAAATTTAGGCAGCTTTCTGGCCTTGCTATGAGCGCGGCGGCCAATACAGTAAATCGAAAAAACCTTTCTCGGTTATACACCCGCTATATTTTTTCTTCGCCAAATACGAATTTTGAAATTAACGACCCCTATCAGCTCCCAACGCAATATCACGATTTAACCCAAGGCAATATTCACAGTGCGCTATTAGCGTCTGGCTCTATTCCTATTGTTATAGAAGGTGTGCAGAACATAGAAGGGGCGCCAGCTGGCATGTATCGCGACGGTGGAATTATTGACTACCACTTCGATTTATCCTTTGGCCCTGACAAGGGGTTAGTGTTATACCCTCACTTTTACGATAAACCCATTCCTGGTTGGTTTGATAAAGGGCTAAAAAACAGAGTACCGCATCGCTCAAGCTACGATAATGTGGTGATGTTAGTGCCCTCGGCGTCATTTGTGGCGAACCTGCCTTACAGTAAAATACCAGACCGTAAAGACTTTGAAGTGCTTGATGCCAAAACCCGCATTCAATACTGGCAAACGGTGTTAAAAGAAACTGATAGGTTAGGGGAGTATTTTATGCGTGCGGTGAACGACGGTACACTAGTCGACGCCATTAAGCCGCTACCCTTTAATATGGTGTAA
- a CDS encoding cell division protein FtsZ: MQNIRTEQINIHVIGVGGCGGNAVSNMASLCSHENIRFSSVNTDIAALHRCTNHEVVLIGEATTKGYGAGADPCVASDAAIQSKDALKALIEDADLIIIIAGLGGGTGSGASPILIDLAKESDIDVMCFVTLPFKTEGGKRSDIARNALETIRSKANATLVMSNDSLLSALDETVGLLSAFRHCDTQMHRIVEAIIVMLTNTGYINVDINDFSHILSLEGDTALGVGIAEDDSSLSKALKHALENPLVDKQNIIGAQGVIAQLTCREEPSLAMYEEMLATLQSLVDGPQTLIITGVTLSPELPHFGEVLVIATGVPSTIQNFEQEKNVIPMKQASVPGSSKKDAAYLDIPAFVRLQGRELP, from the coding sequence ATGCAAAACATTCGAACCGAACAAATTAATATTCACGTTATTGGCGTGGGAGGCTGTGGCGGTAATGCAGTAAGCAACATGGCCAGTCTTTGCTCACATGAAAATATTAGGTTTAGCTCTGTTAACACCGATATCGCCGCTTTGCATAGATGCACAAATCATGAAGTGGTATTGATAGGGGAGGCGACAACAAAGGGTTATGGAGCGGGGGCCGACCCGTGTGTAGCAAGCGATGCAGCCATTCAGAGTAAAGATGCCTTAAAGGCGTTAATAGAAGACGCCGACCTTATCATCATTATCGCAGGGCTAGGAGGCGGAACGGGAAGCGGTGCATCACCAATTCTTATTGATTTAGCTAAAGAGAGCGACATCGATGTGATGTGTTTTGTTACTCTACCTTTCAAAACAGAGGGGGGAAAGCGAAGCGACATTGCAAGGAACGCACTAGAGACAATACGAAGCAAAGCGAACGCAACATTAGTGATGTCTAACGATTCATTGCTTTCTGCACTAGATGAAACCGTAGGCCTTCTCTCTGCATTTCGTCACTGTGATACGCAAATGCACAGAATTGTTGAAGCCATTATCGTAATGCTAACCAATACTGGCTATATTAATGTTGATATCAATGATTTTAGCCACATTCTTTCTTTAGAGGGAGACACTGCGCTAGGTGTGGGTATAGCTGAAGATGACAGTTCATTAAGCAAAGCATTAAAGCATGCTCTAGAAAACCCATTAGTTGATAAGCAGAATATTATCGGGGCGCAAGGTGTTATTGCGCAGCTTACGTGCAGAGAAGAGCCCAGCTTAGCAATGTATGAAGAAATGCTAGCGACACTCCAATCTTTAGTCGATGGCCCTCAAACTCTTATTATTACAGGCGTAACCTTATCGCCAGAATTACCGCACTTTGGTGAAGTCTTGGTTATCGCTACAGGTGTGCCTTCGACGATTCAAAACTTCGAACAAGAGAAAAATGTGATACCCATGAAGCAAGCATCTGTGCCGGGCTCATCAAAAAAAGATGCGGCATACTTGGATATACCTGCCTTTGTTAGGCTGCAGGGCAGAGAGTTACCTTAG
- a CDS encoding helix-turn-helix transcriptional regulator — MSAFQRKLDILQFVPSAPRKVSSRQIFENLQNCGHHNIDMRTVQRDLVSLENIGLFGLDVDKRSKPYGWFINANFKKLNLSLMDGNTALAFKVLEQSGATLPNSTLKEMQPYFTKASQVLQQDSDSLLTNWLRSVADSQVSQPLIPPEIDAASFERLKSAIFFKKQISADIKRIFSGGNEMVWKHYDRVNPMGLVKQDGRQLFVCTFGSLHKRRYALPLQFIRNVTVTDEDCQQEFGELESVQTLSANNKEDIELKLLVKNNSLFLLHGYRLSNDQVITQSIQADKSLLTATVKDTNKLRAFLRGLGDNIEVIAPQKLRQYFVELSERLYFAYQEKAVQNNQMFTD, encoded by the coding sequence ATGAGTGCATTTCAACGCAAGCTCGACATTCTTCAATTTGTGCCTTCCGCGCCTAGAAAGGTTTCTAGCCGCCAAATTTTTGAGAACTTACAAAACTGCGGCCACCACAACATCGACATGCGCACGGTACAGCGGGACTTAGTCAGCCTAGAAAACATTGGACTATTTGGCTTAGACGTTGATAAGCGTTCGAAACCCTACGGCTGGTTTATTAACGCCAACTTTAAGAAGCTCAACTTAAGCTTAATGGACGGCAATACCGCTCTGGCTTTTAAGGTGCTTGAACAATCCGGTGCTACGCTTCCAAACTCTACACTCAAAGAAATGCAGCCTTACTTTACAAAAGCAAGTCAGGTCTTACAGCAAGACAGTGATTCCTTGCTTACAAACTGGCTAAGGTCGGTGGCCGATTCACAAGTTTCCCAGCCGCTTATACCACCAGAAATAGACGCAGCTTCGTTTGAACGATTAAAAAGTGCGATCTTTTTCAAGAAGCAAATCTCTGCCGATATTAAGCGTATTTTTAGTGGCGGTAATGAAATGGTATGGAAACATTACGACAGAGTTAACCCTATGGGGCTGGTGAAACAGGATGGTCGGCAACTCTTTGTATGTACCTTTGGTTCACTGCACAAAAGGCGCTATGCATTGCCGCTACAATTTATTAGAAACGTTACCGTAACCGATGAAGACTGCCAGCAGGAATTTGGTGAATTAGAAAGTGTCCAGACCCTGTCGGCTAACAACAAAGAAGATATAGAGCTTAAGTTATTGGTTAAAAACAACTCTTTATTTTTACTTCACGGTTATAGGCTAAGTAACGACCAGGTAATTACGCAATCTATTCAGGCAGATAAATCTCTGCTTACCGCCACGGTGAAAGATACTAATAAATTACGCGCTTTCTTAAGAGGTTTAGGCGACAACATAGAGGTCATCGCCCCTCAAAAGCTGAGGCAGTATTTTGTTGAGCTTTCTGAAAGGCTGTACTTCGCTTATCAGGAAAAAGCCGTGCAAAATAATCAGATGTTTACTGACTAA
- a CDS encoding EAL domain-containing protein: MSLTKYQEPPLFEQHGAAERRFLQLISALPKVSVQGYDKHRNVIYWNKSSEDMYGYSKDEALGQKLEDLIIPNFMRDEVVKFHQRWIEFDEAIPSNELVLKKKDGQPIHVFSSHVMLKQGSDSPEMYCVDIDLSEQHEIRLELERMASTDLLTDLPNRRVLEQTLISIIEDVTHSNSGFALFFIDLDMFKEINDTLGHTWGDELLKAVAKRLVSCIDSANGMLARFGGDEFVYVANNITDEIQCEEIAKKLTDCFKKSFELSTESVHITSSIGISIFPRDGDGIDDLLKHADAAMYQAKAEGRNRYHFFTKTLSQRLRQQRSIAARLRESLKKDEFELLFQPQIDVKTGKFTSCEALLRWRPLDEESAVPPNIFIPIAERSELIADIGRWVLEKTCQQSKKWKQKGIGVRIDINVSGKELEKSSFFERLTACRSHYGLSPEDIGLELTENVLIKSDNAILENLRAQRDLGVEISIDDFGTGYSSLSYLKQFPVSHLKIDRSFLKGAPENAYDSALMEAIVNVGHKLDLKIVVEGVETQSQSDYCKSLNVEFVQGFLYSRPISAEAIEALLEKQ; this comes from the coding sequence ATGAGCTTAACAAAATACCAAGAGCCCCCGTTATTTGAACAGCATGGAGCAGCCGAACGGCGGTTCCTTCAGCTTATTAGTGCGCTGCCAAAAGTATCGGTGCAAGGTTACGATAAGCACCGCAACGTTATCTACTGGAACAAATCAAGTGAAGACATGTATGGCTATAGCAAGGACGAAGCCTTAGGTCAAAAGCTTGAGGACCTCATTATTCCTAACTTCATGAGAGATGAGGTTGTTAAATTTCATCAGCGTTGGATTGAGTTTGACGAAGCCATTCCCTCTAATGAATTAGTGCTGAAAAAAAAGGACGGGCAACCCATTCATGTTTTTTCGTCTCATGTAATGTTAAAACAAGGTTCGGACTCGCCAGAGATGTACTGTGTTGATATTGACTTAAGTGAACAGCACGAGATACGTCTAGAGCTCGAGCGTATGGCGTCTACTGACTTACTGACCGATTTACCCAATAGACGCGTGCTTGAACAGACGTTAATCTCTATTATCGAAGACGTGACGCATTCCAACTCAGGCTTTGCGCTGTTCTTTATCGACCTTGATATGTTCAAAGAAATTAACGATACATTAGGGCATACATGGGGCGATGAATTGCTAAAAGCAGTAGCGAAACGTTTGGTTAGCTGTATTGATAGCGCAAATGGCATGCTAGCTCGATTTGGTGGCGATGAATTTGTTTATGTTGCGAATAACATAACCGACGAAATTCAGTGTGAAGAAATCGCAAAAAAGCTTACCGACTGTTTCAAAAAGAGCTTTGAGCTTAGTACTGAAAGCGTACACATAACATCGAGTATCGGTATTAGCATATTTCCAAGGGATGGGGATGGCATTGACGACCTTTTAAAGCACGCTGATGCGGCTATGTATCAAGCGAAGGCTGAAGGGCGTAATAGGTACCACTTTTTTACCAAGACGTTAAGTCAGAGGTTGCGGCAGCAGCGAAGTATTGCTGCTCGTCTACGTGAATCGTTGAAAAAGGACGAATTTGAGCTTTTATTCCAGCCCCAAATAGATGTCAAAACCGGCAAGTTTACATCCTGTGAAGCCTTACTTAGGTGGCGCCCTTTGGATGAAGAAAGCGCTGTACCGCCAAATATCTTCATACCTATTGCTGAGCGCAGCGAACTGATAGCAGACATAGGGCGTTGGGTATTAGAAAAAACCTGCCAGCAGTCGAAAAAATGGAAACAAAAAGGTATAGGAGTTCGCATCGATATAAATGTTTCAGGCAAAGAGTTGGAAAAAAGTTCCTTCTTTGAGCGTTTAACTGCCTGTCGGTCGCATTATGGGTTATCGCCTGAAGATATTGGTTTAGAGCTTACTGAAAACGTTCTGATCAAATCGGATAATGCAATTTTGGAAAATTTACGTGCTCAGCGAGACTTAGGTGTTGAAATATCGATAGACGATTTTGGTACTGGCTACTCTTCACTGAGTTATTTGAAGCAGTTCCCCGTGAGTCATTTAAAAATCGATCGCTCGTTCTTAAAAGGCGCGCCTGAAAACGCCTACGACAGCGCCCTGATGGAGGCCATTGTAAACGTGGGTCACAAACTCGATTTGAAGATAGTGGTGGAAGGGGTAGAGACACAAAGCCAATCTGACTACTGTAAATCGTTGAATGTCGAATTTGTTCAAGGCTTTTTGTATTCAAGACCCATTAGCGCCGAGGCCATTGAAGCTCTGCTTGAAAAGCAATAA